Proteins co-encoded in one Methanobrevibacter sp. genomic window:
- the frhB gene encoding coenzyme F420 hydrogenase subunit beta produces MVLGNYKEAVSARATDKKILDVAQDGGIASALLIHAIETGVIEGAVVAGDPGDDWVPVPEVATTAEEILAAAGTKYSMSPTVYGIKEAARQFGLEKMGVVATPCQMQGIRKVQAYPFSTRFIGDKISLVVGIFCMENFPMASLDTFADALMDTPLSDVKKMDIGKGKFMIDTADGEKGIGLKKTHGYEQAGCNICMDYVCEYADVSTGSVGSPDGWSTVLTRTGSGIDLFKSAVEVGLIETKPIEEVKPGLPLLEKLAKGKKEKGAAEREKRVKMGIPIPTLY; encoded by the coding sequence ATGGTATTAGGAAACTACAAAGAAGCTGTATCTGCAAGAGCTACCGATAAAAAAATATTAGATGTAGCACAAGACGGAGGAATTGCTTCAGCATTACTTATTCACGCGATTGAAACTGGAGTAATTGAAGGAGCTGTAGTAGCAGGAGATCCAGGAGACGACTGGGTACCTGTACCTGAAGTAGCTACCACCGCTGAAGAAATCTTAGCTGCTGCTGGGACTAAATACTCAATGTCACCAACAGTATATGGAATTAAAGAAGCAGCACGTCAATTCGGTCTTGAAAAAATGGGAGTAGTTGCAACCCCATGTCAAATGCAAGGAATCAGAAAAGTACAAGCTTACCCATTCTCCACCAGATTTATCGGAGACAAAATTAGCTTAGTAGTTGGTATTTTCTGTATGGAAAACTTCCCAATGGCATCATTAGACACTTTCGCTGATGCTTTAATGGACACTCCATTATCCGATGTTAAAAAAATGGACATTGGTAAAGGAAAATTCATGATTGATACTGCTGACGGAGAAAAAGGAATCGGTCTTAAAAAGACCCACGGATATGAACAAGCTGGTTGTAATATCTGTATGGATTACGTTTGTGAATATGCAGATGTATCCACTGGTTCAGTAGGTTCCCCAGATGGTTGGTCCACTGTTTTAACCAGAACCGGTTCTGGTATTGACTTATTCAAATCTGCTGTTGAAGTAGGTTTAATTGAAACTAAACCAATCGAAGAAGTAAAACCTGGTTTACCTTTACTTGAAAAATTAGCTAAAGGTAAAAAAGAAAAAGGTGCAGCAGAACGTGAAAAAAG